A stretch of Gossypium hirsutum isolate 1008001.06 chromosome A06, Gossypium_hirsutum_v2.1, whole genome shotgun sequence DNA encodes these proteins:
- the LOC107943295 gene encoding uncharacterized protein At5g01610, with protein MADKEGGVVKNGHEEGMEMAIALLQEFDLPLGLLPLVDVIEVGFVRDTGYMWIEQKKKVEHKFKMISKLVSYDTQITGIVDKKRIKKLRGVKAKELMLWPPVNEIIADDPPTGKIHFKSLAGVTKTFPVDAFAAGQ; from the coding sequence ATGGCAGATAAGGAAGGAGGGGTTGTGAAGAACGGTCATGAAGAGGGAATGGAGATGGCCATTGCTCTTCTCCAAGAGTTCGACCTCCCATTAGGACTTCTCCCTCTTGTGGACGTGATCGAGGTCGGTTTTGTGAGGGATACCGGTTACATGTGGATCGAGCAAAAGAAAAAGGTCGAACATAAATTCAAGATGATCAGTAAACTGGTCAGCTACGACACACAAATTACTGGTATTGTGGATAAGAAACGGATCAAGAAACTCAGAGGAGTTAAGGCTAAGGAACTCATGTTGTGGCCTCCGGTGAATGAGATCATCGCTGATGATCCACCCACCGGAAAAATCCACTTCAAGAGCCTCGCTGGTGTCACCAAGACTTTCCCCGTCGATGCATTTGCTGCTGGGCAGTGA
- the LOC107943296 gene encoding probable inactive dual specificity protein phosphatase-like At4g18593 has product MEATNNTDSEPVSKPQLIYRCKRCRRIVASEETIVPHERGKGEASFKWRKRSGHNIGDEEKGSTQCSSIFVEPLKWMQPVQEGYVEEKLQCMSCKSRLGSFNWADFSFWR; this is encoded by the exons ATGGAAGCGACGAACAACACTGATTCGGAACCTGTTTCGAAGCCTCAATTGATCTATCGTTGCAAAAGATGCCGAAGAATCGTTGCTTCAGAGGAAACTATAGTTCCTCATGAGCGAGGGAAAGGGGAAGCAAGTTTTAAATGGAGAAAAAGGAGTGGGCATAACATTGGGGATGAAGAGAAAGGATCGACCCAATGTTCTTCCATATTCGTTGAGCCTTTGAAGTGGATGCAACCGGTTCAAGAAGGGTATGTAGAAGAGAAACTTCAGTGTATGAGTTGTAAATCTCGGTTGGGTTCGTTTAATTGGGCAG ATTTTAGCTTTTGGAGATGA